The Parvivirga hydrogeniphila nucleotide sequence CAGGTGCGCGCCGTGCGCGCGCTCGCGGTCGCGGTCGATGCGCGCGATGCGGCCACCCAGTTCCACTCAAAGAACGTCGCGCTGCTTGCGACCGAGCTCGGGCGCGAGCTCGGGCTGCCGCATGAGCACGTCAGGCGGTTGGAGATCGCCGCGCTTTTGCACGACGTCGGCAAGATCGGCGTGTCTGATCGGGTGCTGCGCAAACGAGGTCCGCTCACGGCCGCCGAGGTCATGCACGTGCGCGAGCACCCCGTTCTCGGCGAGCGCATCGTGCGATCGAGCGGGTTCGACGACGTCGCGCCGTGGGTGCGGCACCACCACGAGCGGTACGACGGTACGGGCTATCCCGACGGACTGCGCGGTGAGCGCATCCCGTTCGAGGCGCGACTGCTCGCGGTGTGCGATGCGTTCGACGCGATGACCTCCGAGCGTCCGTACCGCTTCGCGATGTCGCCTTCTGCGGCGCTGCACGAGATCGACTGCTGCATCGGCTCGCAGTTCGACCCGGAGATCGCCGAAGCGTTCATCGCGCTCATGGGTCGCAAGACGCCGATGTGATGTGGAAAAAGAGCGTGCCGGCCGAGGGGAGGGCCGGCACGAAGGAGTGTCAGCTGAGGGGGATGCTGACACACACAAGAAACGCTCGCGTCGGGCGCGAGGTTACGGGTGCGGGCGAAAATGCGTTGCACGAGCACGGAGGAGGAACGATGGGTGCGAGGTTCGGGTACCTGCCGGAGGCGTCGGTGCTCGCCGACGATCCGGCCACCGTCGAGCGCATCATGGGGCCGTACGGGCCGCTGCTCGAGGACGCGGGCGGCACGTGTCTCGGCTCGATCGACGAGGCGAGCGAGCTCCCGGTCGCGTTCTTCGTGGCCACGGGCGGCACCGAAGGCATCGTGCTTGGGGCCGTCGAGCAGCTCCGATCGCGCGGCGTCGTCGATCCCGTGCTGCTCATCGCGCACCCGTCGAACAACTCGCTTCCGGCGTCGCTCGAGACGCTCGCTCGGCTGCAGCGCGACGGGTCCGCCGGGCGCGTCGTCTACCTTGGCGGGCCTGCTGACGACGCCGGCCGACGCACGCTTGCGGAAGCCGCCGAGGGCGTGGCGGTGGCCCGCGTGTTCGCGGGGGCGCGCGTCGGGCGGGTGGGGGAGCCGTCCGACTGGCTCGTGGCGAGCATGCCGGACGCGCAGACCGTGCGGTCGTCGTGGGGCCCCGAGCTCGTGGACGTCCCGATCGCCCGGCTGTTCGACGCGGTGGCGGCGACGCCGGATGTCGCTGCGCTCGCCGAGGCCGACCGCCTGCGCGCGGGCGCACGCGCGTGCGTAGAGCCGAGCGAGCACGACCTGCTGGAAGCCGGCCGGGTCGTTGCGGCGCTGCGCGGTATCGTGCGCGAATATGACCTCGACGCGCTCACGGTGCGCTGCTTCGACCTCGTCTTGAGGTCGAGGACGACCGGCTGCGCTGCGCTTGCCGCGCTCATCGACGAGGGTGTCATCGCCGGGTGCGAAGGTGACGTGCCGAGCACCATCGCGATGCTGTGGGCGCAGCACCTCGTGGGCGCCACGCCGTGGATGGCGAATCCGGCCCGCGTCGACGAGCAGGGGCAGGAGATCGTCCTCGCACACTGCACGGTCCCGCTCTCGATCGTGGAGAGCTACCGGCTTCGCTCCCACTTCGAGTCCGGGCTGGGCGTCGGCATCCAAGGCGCGATGCCGCTCGGGCCGGTCACCCTCCTGCGCATCGGCGGTGCGATGCTCGAGCGCGCATGGATCGCGGAGGGCGAGATCGTGGCTACAGGGGAGGCGGAGGACCTTTGCCGCACGCAGGTCACGGTCCGCGTCGAGGACGGCGACGTCGGGGAGCTTCTACGCGCGCCGCTCGGCAACCACCTGGTGGTCGTGCGCGGCCGGCACGCGGCCCGTTTCCGTGCCTGGCACGACATGGTGCGGCCGGGGGCAGGAGCGGCGTGAGGCGGGCCTGCTGCTGCCTGCCGCTGAGAATCAGCACGACCGAGGCGCCGTACGCCTATCGCACCGATGCGCACGGGAGCGTCATCGACGTGTCGAACTCCGGTCCGCCCCCGCTCGCTCGCTATTGCGCGCTGAAGGGTGTATGATGCTTCCAATGACAGCGTCCGCGTCGAGCGGACGCCCACCCAAGACTCGGTGGTCCGCCGCTTTCCTCGTGATGTGCCAGGACGACTGCGTCTGCTCGCAGTGCGACCCGACACGGCGCACGAGGAAGGAGACTCTTTGAGTTTCGACAACCTGGGTCTTTCGCCACGCCTGCTCGAGGCCGTGGCGGCCATGGGTCACACGCGCCCGACCCCCATCCAGCGTGAAGCCATCCCGCACGTCCTGGCCGGCCGCGACGTCGTCGGCTGCGCTCAGACCGGCACGGGCAAGACGGCGGCCTTCGTGCTGCCGATCATGCAGCGCGTCCAGGCGGCCCCCGGCGGCCCGCGCGCGCTGATCGTGACGCCGACCCGCGAGCTCGCGGTGCAGATCGCCGAGGTCGCGCAGCGGACTGCCGCGCACACCGGCCATCGCGTGGCGGTCGCGTACGGCGGCGTCGGCTACGAGCCCCAGCTCAAGGCGCTCAGGCGAGGCGTGGACGTGCTCGTCGCGACCCCGGGCCGCCTCATCGACCTGATGGAGCGTGGCGCCGCGGACCTCACCCACGTCGAGGTGCTCGTCCTCGACGAGGCCGACCGGATGCTCGACATGGGCTTCTGGCCGCAGGTCCGCACGATCATCGCCGTGCTGCCCGCTGCTCGCCAGAACCTGCTGTTCTCGGCCACGATGACGCCGGAGGTGCTGCGCATCGTCGGCTCGACGCTGCACGAGCCGGTGCGCGTGGACGTCGCGCCCGCCA carries:
- a CDS encoding fucose isomerase — protein: MGARFGYLPEASVLADDPATVERIMGPYGPLLEDAGGTCLGSIDEASELPVAFFVATGGTEGIVLGAVEQLRSRGVVDPVLLIAHPSNNSLPASLETLARLQRDGSAGRVVYLGGPADDAGRRTLAEAAEGVAVARVFAGARVGRVGEPSDWLVASMPDAQTVRSSWGPELVDVPIARLFDAVAATPDVAALAEADRLRAGARACVEPSEHDLLEAGRVVAALRGIVREYDLDALTVRCFDLVLRSRTTGCAALAALIDEGVIAGCEGDVPSTIAMLWAQHLVGATPWMANPARVDEQGQEIVLAHCTVPLSIVESYRLRSHFESGLGVGIQGAMPLGPVTLLRIGGAMLERAWIAEGEIVATGEAEDLCRTQVTVRVEDGDVGELLRAPLGNHLVVVRGRHAARFRAWHDMVRPGAGAA
- a CDS encoding DEAD/DEAH box helicase: MSFDNLGLSPRLLEAVAAMGHTRPTPIQREAIPHVLAGRDVVGCAQTGTGKTAAFVLPIMQRVQAAPGGPRALIVTPTRELAVQIAEVAQRTAAHTGHRVAVAYGGVGYEPQLKALRRGVDVLVATPGRLIDLMERGAADLTHVEVLVLDEADRMLDMGFWPQVRTIIAVLPAARQNLLFSATMTPEVLRIVGSTLHEPVRVDVAPATTPIEAIEQQVYPVSAQQKTQLLVHLIERHRPERIIVFTRTKHRADRVATALRRSGIESAAIHGDRSQGQRQSALDGLKRGRVRVLVATDVVARGIDVADVSHVVNYDLPNTPEDYVHRIGRTARAGKSGMALSLLAPEEHGVFREIELAIGSVLECRDADGFDYADGRIVPNPARSASKPVRTVFSSSRGRGRARRR